The proteins below are encoded in one region of Silene latifolia isolate original U9 population chromosome 2, ASM4854445v1, whole genome shotgun sequence:
- the LOC141635691 gene encoding F-box/LRR-repeat protein At3g59250-like, with product MPDEVIVHILSYLPIVDAVRTMLIRPFGNLWTWVPNLDFDLEEVLAELVPDCYWTTDDVRRSFIFVRNVLMLHKRPFIDKFRLDLYYESSKIRRSELGDEIRMCLKLALDKQARAIYFDEFGNQYFSESSDYPNFIKEFQKFISGCPSLQVLHINSPSDIRNLSFSAPNIRKLFLRFEEDYPDEEPLVLDFPNLKSLDLDLFYGIPDIIHMDVSCVRDVSVSFCQLGDSDNELRRFKLFWEKLSQSEVFRLQLNPDSEDFLHLLDDLHLLQIGWKHVVLSLRIICQRCVLGFYQLIRSSKDLEELDIYTNTTLTSSSVCDAKTEDCYPPWIRKTLGTSASTDRILAQKRHCLGETSNCSKQMSINSRGEARFCYTCVELPEVFTKC from the exons ATGCCGGATGAAGTAATTGTCCACATTCTTTCTTATTTGCCGATTGTCGATGCTGTTAGAACTATGTTGATTCGTCCATTTGGAAACCTTTGGACCTGGGTTCCTAATCTTGACTTTGACCTTGAGGAAGTACTAGCTGAGTTGGTTCCGGATTGTTATTGGACAACCGATGATGTTAGGCGGTCCTTCATTTTCGTCCGCAATGTACTGATGCTTCACAAAAGACCCTTCATTGATAAATTTCGTCTTGATTTATATTATGAGTCTTCTAAGATAAGAAGAAGTGAGTTAGGTGATGAAATAAGAATGTGTTTGAAGTTAGCTTTGGATAAACAAGCCAGGGCAATTTATTTCGATGAATTTGGTAATCAATACTTTTCTGAAAGTTCAGATTATCCAAATTTCATAA AGGAATTCCAAAAGTTTATAAGTGGATGCCCTTCCTTGCAAGTATTGCATATTAACTCTCCTTCTGATATAAGAAATCTAAGTTTCAGTGCGCCCAACATTCGTAAGTTATTTCTCCGTTTTGAAGAAGATTATCCAGACGAAGAGCCTTTGGTGTTAGATTTTCCCAACCTTAAAAGTCTGGATTTGGACCTTTTTTATGGGATACCAGATATCATTCACATGGATGTTTCATGTGTTCGAGATGTCTCAGTGTCTTTCTGTCAATTGGGGGATAGTGACAATGAACTTAGAAGGTTTAAATTATTTTGGGAGAAGCTGTCACAGAGTGAAGTTTTCCGCTTACAACTTAATCCTGATTCTGAG GACTTCCTCCACTTGCTAGATGATTTGCATCTTTTACAAATCGGATGGAAGCATGTAGTTTTGTCATTGCGGATAATCTGTCAAAGGTGCGTCTTGGGATTCTATCAATTGATAAGAAGTTCAAAAGATTTGGAAGAACTCGATATATATACAAACACAACTTTGACTTCTTCTAGTGTATGTGATGCCAAAACTGAAGACTGTTACCCTCCATGGATACGCAAAACCTTGGGAACATCAGCTTCAACTGATAGAATTCTTGCTCAAAAGCGCCATTGTCTTGGAGAAACTAGTAATTGTTCCAAACAAATGTCGATTAACAGCAGAGGAGAAGCTCGATTTTGTTATACATGTGTCGAGCTTCCAGAGGTTTTCACCAAGTGCTAG